From a single Alloactinosynnema sp. L-07 genomic region:
- a CDS encoding S8 family serine peptidase has translation MLSRSRLRVLSGAVVIAAITGLAATLIQPATAAPAAPAAADGPVAHFVVLGAQGHGFRKAEAAVLATGGTIVKSWPQIGVVVATSADPGFAAAVRSKPGVTGAGATQNLAELVTPAPVGALAADSAQARSGANQRALEDTESVVDSPKGSLTEPEPLAANQWDLKMIKADQAHKINEGSSNVVVGVLDSGIEATHPDLAANIDASRSVGCTNQGVPDTSPAAWAPTTSDHGTHVAGSIAAARNGVGIVGVAPGVKLASIKVVNDDGYIWPEYAICGFIWAAEHGVHVTNNSYFVDPWYLWCKDDADQKAVADAVSRAIRYANRKNVVNVAALGNSNWDLSHDIVDSGSPNNGTPIERTTGENCTKLPAEVHGVVGVSSVGVKGLKSFFSNYGRTETEVAAPGGDRMQIPSTPDANGRILSTVVNGKWGYKQGTSMASPHAAGVVALIRSAHPTWSATRVIHALQRGADRQACPEGVYDPDGTGAWKATCEGGTTGRGFYGAGVIDALDAVK, from the coding sequence GTGCTCAGTCGATCCCGGCTCCGCGTCCTCAGCGGAGCGGTGGTGATCGCCGCCATCACCGGCCTCGCGGCCACCTTGATCCAGCCCGCCACCGCAGCGCCCGCCGCGCCTGCGGCGGCCGACGGCCCCGTGGCGCACTTCGTGGTGCTCGGCGCCCAGGGCCATGGCTTCAGGAAGGCCGAGGCCGCCGTGCTCGCCACCGGCGGCACGATCGTCAAGAGCTGGCCGCAGATCGGCGTCGTGGTGGCCACCTCGGCCGACCCCGGCTTCGCCGCGGCCGTGCGCTCCAAGCCGGGGGTCACCGGCGCGGGCGCGACGCAGAACCTGGCCGAGCTGGTCACACCCGCCCCGGTTGGCGCCCTCGCGGCCGACTCGGCGCAGGCCCGGTCCGGGGCAAACCAGCGCGCGCTGGAGGACACCGAGTCGGTCGTCGACAGCCCCAAGGGCTCCCTGACCGAACCCGAGCCGCTGGCCGCCAACCAGTGGGACCTCAAGATGATCAAGGCCGACCAGGCGCACAAGATCAACGAGGGCAGCTCGAACGTCGTCGTCGGCGTGCTCGACTCCGGCATCGAGGCCACCCACCCCGACCTCGCCGCCAACATCGACGCCTCGCGCTCGGTGGGCTGCACCAACCAGGGTGTGCCGGACACCTCCCCGGCCGCGTGGGCGCCGACCACCAGCGACCACGGCACCCACGTCGCGGGCTCCATCGCCGCCGCGCGCAACGGCGTCGGCATCGTCGGCGTCGCGCCGGGCGTGAAGCTGGCGTCGATCAAGGTCGTCAACGACGACGGGTACATCTGGCCCGAGTACGCGATCTGCGGGTTCATCTGGGCCGCCGAGCATGGCGTTCACGTCACGAACAACTCGTACTTCGTCGACCCGTGGTACCTGTGGTGCAAGGACGACGCCGACCAGAAGGCCGTCGCCGATGCCGTCAGCCGCGCGATCCGCTACGCCAACCGCAAGAACGTCGTCAACGTCGCCGCGCTTGGCAACAGCAACTGGGACCTCTCGCACGACATCGTCGACTCGGGCAGCCCGAACAACGGGACCCCGATCGAGCGCACCACCGGTGAGAACTGCACCAAGCTCCCGGCCGAGGTGCACGGCGTCGTCGGCGTGTCGTCGGTTGGCGTGAAGGGCCTCAAGTCCTTCTTCTCCAACTACGGCCGCACCGAGACCGAGGTCGCCGCGCCCGGTGGCGACCGGATGCAGATCCCCAGCACCCCCGACGCCAACGGCCGCATCCTGTCGACCGTGGTCAACGGCAAGTGGGGCTACAAACAGGGCACCTCGATGGCCTCCCCGCACGCGGCGGGCGTCGTCGCCCTGATCCGCTCGGCGCACCCGACCTGGTCGGCCACCCGCGTGATCCACGCCCTGCAGCGCGGCGCCGACCGCCAGGCGTGCCCCGAGGGCGTCTACGACCCGGACGGCACCGGCGCGTGGAAGGCCACCTGTGAGGGCGGCACCACCGGCCGCGGCTTCTACGGCGCAGGCGTGATCGACGCGCTCGACGCGGTCAAGTAA